A window from Fodinibius salicampi encodes these proteins:
- a CDS encoding AAA family ATPase, which produces MNSLIDLCTKSYISDSWSEESETAFEELFGSGDGRYSLRAQKDIQFRTPAASVPFSAIIHESNPTSGGYSGMSFVIFPVEDGPAMIAMGVGTQGLSPDENIIGKPGHSRKMNAIVRWLNEQYSGNEPIAWAKKDAVRTDITVPQNVINAHPKYKSVFDRYGKEIYGFCIAKEEVADKALKAFLDFNFEERGYTPLSASEDEFKEIKSSYFSYLMPTVTQQKIGNLLEQRKYVVLQGPPGTGKTRLANKLLEEDYGSQGMTIQFHPNITYENFIGGLFPTSTGTELGLNFSVSRGHLLDAVEQAYQTEDDVLLVIDEINRADLAKVLGEAIYGLEPYEDRTIQLPYDFGGEIGQELTFPENLHILGTMNTADRSIAILDVAIRRRFAFLNMWPQVEVVEEKGNELTKEAYQKLLSIFINYASEDSFDLMPGHSYFIAHEDVDAADQMQTNLIPLLKEYLAQGYVANFADAIHAYIQEIEQL; this is translated from the coding sequence ATGAATTCATTAATTGATCTGTGTACAAAGTCATATATATCAGATAGTTGGTCAGAGGAATCAGAAACAGCATTCGAGGAACTTTTCGGGTCGGGTGATGGACGTTACTCTTTAAGAGCGCAAAAAGATATTCAATTTCGTACCCCAGCTGCATCAGTTCCTTTTTCTGCTATAATCCATGAGTCAAATCCCACAAGTGGAGGATACAGTGGGATGAGTTTTGTGATTTTTCCTGTTGAGGACGGCCCCGCTATGATCGCCATGGGAGTTGGTACACAGGGATTAAGCCCCGATGAAAATATTATCGGAAAGCCCGGACATTCACGAAAAATGAATGCTATTGTCCGCTGGTTAAATGAGCAGTATTCTGGAAATGAACCCATTGCTTGGGCTAAAAAAGATGCAGTACGTACCGATATTACTGTTCCTCAAAATGTGATTAATGCCCACCCCAAGTATAAAAGTGTATTTGATCGTTATGGTAAAGAGATTTATGGCTTTTGCATCGCCAAGGAAGAGGTGGCTGATAAAGCACTAAAAGCCTTTTTAGATTTTAATTTTGAAGAGCGTGGTTATACCCCTCTTAGTGCTTCTGAAGATGAGTTTAAGGAGATTAAAAGTAGCTATTTTTCTTACCTAATGCCGACGGTAACACAACAGAAAATTGGTAATCTACTGGAACAGCGGAAATATGTAGTACTTCAAGGTCCGCCGGGTACAGGTAAAACACGACTAGCGAATAAATTATTGGAAGAGGATTATGGTAGTCAGGGAATGACGATCCAGTTTCATCCCAATATAACTTATGAAAATTTTATCGGTGGACTTTTTCCCACATCTACAGGAACTGAGTTAGGATTGAATTTTAGTGTCAGCCGTGGTCATCTGTTAGATGCCGTTGAACAAGCTTACCAAACAGAAGATGATGTTCTATTAGTTATTGATGAGATTAACCGCGCAGATTTGGCGAAAGTACTGGGTGAAGCTATCTATGGATTGGAGCCATATGAGGATCGCACTATTCAATTGCCTTACGATTTTGGAGGAGAAATTGGTCAGGAGTTAACCTTTCCTGAAAACTTGCATATTCTTGGTACGATGAACACGGCAGATCGTAGTATCGCCATTTTGGATGTAGCCATTCGTCGTCGATTTGCATTCCTAAATATGTGGCCACAGGTAGAGGTTGTAGAAGAAAAAGGAAATGAGTTGACGAAGGAAGCCTATCAGAAACTGTTATCGATTTTTATCAACTATGCTTCCGAGGATTCTTTCGATCTTATGCCAGGACACTCCTACTTCATCGCTCACGAAGATGTTGACGCCGCCGATCAAATGCAGACGAACTTGATTCCCCTATTGAAAGAATATTTAGCGCAAGGATATGTAGCTAATTTTGCGGATGCCATCCATGCCTATATTCAGGAGATTGAACAACTTTAA
- a CDS encoding zinc-binding dehydrogenase, which yields MRQIVNTANGNYDVLEVQEAPDLHPGSDELIIEVEASGLNFADILARKGQYPDGPDKPCVMGYEVAGRVSSVGSTVDDSWVGKEVVAMCRFKGQAEQVCVKEQQIYEKPSRLSFAEAAAVPVNYITAWVLLNVMGSLHESESILIHNVGGGVGIAALDIAQHIGATTYGTASEHKHEFLKKRGLHHAIDYRNNDWFEVIMDLTGGRGVDLITDPLGGKEWKRSYKALRATGRLGMFGISSAHTGPKGGLKAYWDMLKTVIRMPLFHPLSLINSNRGVFGVNLGHLWHEQDKASSWIEDILEGVEEGWINPHVDTTFSFDEVAEAHRYIENRKNIGKVILVP from the coding sequence ATGCGCCAAATAGTTAATACCGCCAACGGTAATTATGATGTTCTGGAAGTACAGGAAGCCCCCGACCTGCATCCCGGTAGCGATGAACTGATTATCGAGGTTGAGGCTTCGGGACTTAATTTTGCGGATATCCTGGCCCGTAAAGGGCAATATCCCGATGGTCCCGACAAACCCTGTGTGATGGGCTATGAGGTCGCAGGCAGAGTTTCCTCTGTAGGTAGTACCGTAGACGATTCCTGGGTAGGTAAAGAAGTCGTAGCCATGTGCCGGTTCAAAGGTCAGGCCGAGCAGGTATGCGTTAAGGAACAGCAAATCTATGAGAAGCCATCCCGGCTTTCTTTCGCAGAAGCGGCTGCCGTACCTGTCAATTACATCACTGCTTGGGTACTGCTCAATGTAATGGGCTCCCTTCATGAAAGTGAGTCCATACTCATACACAATGTGGGCGGTGGCGTGGGCATTGCCGCACTGGATATTGCCCAGCATATCGGCGCCACTACTTACGGCACTGCCAGCGAACACAAGCACGAATTCCTAAAAAAACGCGGACTCCATCACGCGATTGACTATCGCAATAACGACTGGTTTGAGGTTATCATGGACCTTACAGGCGGACGCGGGGTGGATCTTATTACTGATCCGCTGGGCGGCAAGGAGTGGAAACGCAGTTATAAAGCGCTGAGGGCCACCGGACGTCTTGGCATGTTTGGGATATCGTCTGCCCATACAGGACCCAAAGGCGGACTTAAAGCTTATTGGGATATGCTGAAAACCGTTATACGGATGCCCCTGTTCCATCCGCTGTCTCTTATAAATAGTAATCGCGGCGTATTCGGCGTCAACTTGGGTCACCTCTGGCACGAACAGGATAAAGCCTCTTCCTGGATAGAAGATATCCTCGAAGGCGTAGAGGAGGGTTGGATTAATCCTCATGTGGATACCACCTTTTCCTTTGATGAAGTTGCTGAAGCCCACCGCTATATCGAGAACCGAAAAAATATCGGCAAGGTGATCCTGGTGCCGTAA
- a CDS encoding toxin-antitoxin system HicB family antitoxin has protein sequence MSTLSIRLPDSMHEKIKELAKKEGISMNQLINSAVSEKLSALMTVEYLKERGELSSRDKFEQVLSKVPDEEPDERDKL, from the coding sequence ATGAGCACTTTAAGCATTCGATTACCCGACTCGATGCACGAGAAGATAAAAGAGCTGGCTAAAAAGGAAGGCATATCTATGAATCAGCTAATTAATTCTGCGGTTTCTGAAAAACTATCTGCCTTAATGACGGTGGAGTATTTAAAAGAAAGAGGTGAATTAAGTTCACGAGACAAATTTGAGCAGGTATTATCCAAAGTTCCGGATGAAGAACCTGATGAAAGGGATAAACTATAA
- a CDS encoding DUF1456 family protein, whose amino-acid sequence MRNDDIIQSIRHMLDINDHEIAHILKLRGYNPRRGEVANIFINQQAPEDEKGPDCSHVLMAHFLDGLIYYKRGKSKEHPPRPIKTPVTNNMVLKKLRVAFKLREKDMHDILELGGFSISKPEMSALFRREGHKNYRECGDQILRYFLKGLTVRIRDDN is encoded by the coding sequence ATGAGAAACGATGATATCATACAGAGCATCCGGCACATGCTGGATATTAATGATCATGAAATTGCCCATATTCTAAAGCTCCGGGGATATAATCCCAGGCGCGGTGAAGTGGCTAATATTTTTATCAATCAACAAGCCCCGGAGGATGAAAAAGGACCGGATTGCAGCCATGTATTGATGGCGCATTTTCTGGATGGCCTCATATACTACAAGCGGGGTAAAAGTAAAGAACACCCTCCCCGCCCTATCAAAACGCCGGTGACCAATAATATGGTGCTTAAAAAGCTGCGGGTGGCCTTTAAGCTTCGTGAAAAAGATATGCATGATATCCTGGAGCTGGGCGGCTTTTCTATTTCTAAGCCCGAGATGAGTGCGCTGTTTCGAAGAGAGGGACATAAGAATTACCGGGAATGCGGAGATCAGATCCTGCGCTATTTTCTGAAGGGATTAACAGTAAGAATCAGGGATGATAATTAG
- a CDS encoding putative toxin-antitoxin system toxin component, PIN family, with the protein MMINVVIDTNVLISALRSNRGASFKLISLIGTGKFDISLSVPLLLEYEAVSKRKKFDHLIETDIDDLLNYLCNVADKRDIFFLWRPFLKDPKDDMILELAVEAGCEYIITYNLDDFKGVEQFGVEAITPKQFLIKIGEL; encoded by the coding sequence ATGATGATTAACGTTGTTATTGATACCAATGTGCTAATTTCGGCTCTACGTTCGAACCGCGGAGCCTCATTTAAGTTGATCAGCTTAATAGGAACCGGAAAGTTTGATATCAGTCTTTCCGTCCCGTTATTGCTTGAATATGAAGCGGTAAGTAAAAGGAAAAAGTTTGATCATTTGATAGAAACAGACATTGATGATCTGTTAAACTATCTGTGTAATGTAGCTGATAAACGGGATATCTTTTTTCTTTGGCGACCCTTTTTGAAGGATCCCAAAGATGATATGATATTGGAATTAGCCGTTGAAGCTGGTTGTGAGTATATCATTACCTACAACCTTGATGACTTTAAAGGTGTTGAGCAATTTGGCGTGGAAGCAATAACACCGAAACAATTTTTAATTAAAATTGGAGAACTATGA
- the ettA gene encoding energy-dependent translational throttle protein EttA, with product MSDQKVIFSMVGVSKVYKPNNYVLKDIYLSFFYGAKIGVLGNNGSGKSTLLNIIAGNDEEYLGEISRNKGITFEMLPQEPKLDPDKTVKEIVQEGVQDQIDLLAEYEEVNAAFGDPDADFEKLIAKQEKLQEKIEQLGAWELDSKLEQAMDALRTPPGDTSVEVLSGGEARRVALCRILLKKPDVLLLDEPTNHLDAESVAWLEQHLARYEGTVIAVTHDRYFLDNVAGWILELDRGEGIPFEGNYSSWLQQKKKRLEQEEKQESKRQKTLQKELEWIQQNPKGKRSKSKARINQYEELLSEERKKQREDMEIFIPAGPRLGDKVIEAHNVSKGYDDRLLIEEMNFSLPPGGIVGVIGPNGAGKSTLFKMITGEEEPDSGTIEIGESVELGYVNQKRPLDPDKTIWEEISDGKEVVRLGNREINSRAYTARFNFSGTDQQKRCSEISGGERNRVHLAKMLKQEANVLLLDEPTNDLDVHTLRALEEALLDFAGCAVVISHDRWFLDRIATHMLAFEGNSQVYWFHGNYSEYEENREQRLGSRYHPERVQYKKLMRD from the coding sequence GTGAGTGATCAAAAAGTTATTTTTTCGATGGTTGGGGTCAGCAAGGTTTATAAACCCAACAATTATGTACTTAAAGACATCTACCTTTCCTTCTTTTATGGTGCCAAGATCGGCGTGCTCGGCAACAACGGCTCCGGCAAAAGTACACTGCTGAATATTATCGCCGGTAATGACGAGGAATACCTGGGCGAAATATCGCGCAATAAAGGGATTACTTTCGAGATGCTGCCCCAGGAGCCCAAACTGGATCCCGATAAGACCGTCAAGGAGATCGTGCAGGAAGGCGTACAAGATCAAATCGACCTGCTGGCTGAATATGAGGAAGTAAATGCCGCCTTCGGAGATCCCGATGCAGACTTTGAGAAGCTGATTGCAAAACAAGAGAAACTACAGGAAAAGATCGAGCAGCTTGGGGCCTGGGAGCTCGACAGTAAACTCGAGCAGGCGATGGATGCACTGCGCACCCCGCCGGGTGATACTTCGGTTGAAGTCCTCTCCGGTGGCGAGGCCCGCCGGGTGGCGCTCTGCCGCATCTTATTGAAAAAACCGGATGTCCTGCTCCTTGATGAACCAACTAACCACCTGGATGCCGAATCGGTGGCCTGGCTGGAGCAGCACCTGGCACGCTATGAAGGGACTGTTATCGCCGTTACCCACGATCGCTATTTTCTGGATAACGTAGCGGGATGGATACTGGAACTGGATCGCGGTGAGGGCATCCCCTTTGAAGGTAACTACAGCTCATGGCTGCAACAGAAGAAGAAGCGTCTTGAACAGGAAGAAAAGCAGGAATCCAAGCGACAGAAAACCCTGCAGAAAGAGCTCGAGTGGATTCAGCAAAACCCAAAAGGCAAGCGGTCGAAAAGTAAAGCGCGTATCAATCAGTATGAAGAATTGCTGTCGGAAGAGCGCAAAAAACAGCGCGAGGATATGGAGATCTTCATTCCGGCCGGACCGCGTCTCGGTGATAAGGTGATTGAAGCTCATAATGTTTCCAAAGGCTACGACGACCGGCTGCTTATTGAGGAAATGAATTTCAGTCTTCCCCCGGGTGGCATTGTAGGGGTTATCGGTCCCAATGGCGCCGGAAAATCAACGCTCTTTAAAATGATCACCGGAGAAGAGGAACCCGACAGCGGTACTATTGAAATCGGCGAAAGTGTGGAGCTCGGATATGTCAACCAGAAACGTCCACTGGATCCTGACAAGACCATTTGGGAGGAAATATCGGATGGCAAGGAGGTCGTCAGGCTGGGCAACCGCGAGATAAATTCGCGAGCGTATACGGCCCGTTTTAACTTCAGCGGAACGGATCAGCAGAAGCGGTGCAGCGAAATTTCGGGTGGAGAACGCAACCGGGTACACCTGGCCAAGATGCTGAAGCAGGAGGCGAATGTACTGCTGCTCGACGAGCCTACCAACGATCTGGATGTTCATACCCTTCGGGCCCTGGAAGAGGCCCTGCTGGATTTTGCGGGGTGTGCCGTCGTTATCTCCCACGACCGTTGGTTCCTGGATCGTATAGCCACACATATGCTGGCTTTTGAAGGCAACAGCCAGGTGTACTGGTTCCATGGAAACTATTCGGAGTACGAAGAAAATCGCGAACAACGCCTCGGCTCCAGGTATCATCCGGAACGGGTACAGTACAAAAAGCTGATGCGCGACTAA
- a CDS encoding amino acid permease produces the protein MGNELAEETTLQEQVDEQKSGVQQKYGTFGGVFVPTLLTILGVILFLRQGWVIGNAGLLGGWLIITLAFVIVTFTALSMSCITTNIRIKAGGAYSIISQSLGLEVGGSVGVPLYLAQTFAITMYIFGFREGWLYIFPGHYAILVDFVVFGTLFGIAFMSAKLAFRIQYIILAVIVGALISVGGTIFTGAMEHSIQWWGAFPGAPENGFEGVSFWVVFAVLFPAATGIMAGANMSGELKNPKKSIPLGTISAIVISYVIYMASGYWFARVAPVDELVSNYNVMIDYALWAPAVLGGLLGATFSSALASIVGAPRILQALGDHRIFPGGEIFSKLSENGEPRNAILLTGGIVLATLLLRDLNTIAPLITMFFLITYMMINLVVFVEQWMNMISFRPTFTIPKFVPFIGTAGCLFTMFIINSTFGLVALGFVVLTYLYLTNRKLKVPYGDMRSGLFVSLAEWAAKRVSLLPENNERAWKANLLVPVRSARELRGSFSLIRNLVYPKGSVKLVGLSGTGDDSKLRDSLMDFAMSFSRENVYAKWSVIDSDNFKEAILNSLQTLQGTFFRPNILFLRLPNHKRYDEEIHSIINQARLNNMGIQLYVEDTIAQLGRSSSVNVWMRERSPDWDLSMELGNIDLALLTAYKLKMNWNATMRMITVVDESQVEQAYNYLENLLDVARLPDVQPHVEIGTFKEAIQNAPQADVDLMGLPQDPDLDELRLFVERTQSACVFVADSGNENILA, from the coding sequence ATGGGTAATGAATTAGCCGAAGAAACAACTTTACAAGAACAGGTTGACGAGCAGAAATCTGGCGTTCAACAGAAGTACGGTACCTTTGGCGGGGTGTTTGTGCCTACGCTCCTTACTATACTGGGCGTTATCCTTTTCCTTCGACAGGGCTGGGTGATTGGGAATGCCGGACTGCTGGGTGGGTGGCTCATAATTACCCTTGCTTTTGTCATTGTCACCTTTACGGCCCTTTCGATGTCATGTATTACTACAAATATTCGCATCAAGGCGGGTGGCGCATATTCCATTATTTCGCAGTCACTGGGACTTGAGGTAGGAGGTAGCGTAGGCGTTCCCCTGTATCTTGCTCAGACTTTTGCTATTACAATGTATATTTTCGGATTCAGAGAGGGATGGCTCTATATCTTTCCTGGACATTATGCCATATTGGTCGATTTTGTAGTATTTGGAACTTTGTTCGGCATCGCATTTATGAGTGCCAAACTGGCTTTTAGAATACAGTATATTATTTTAGCGGTCATTGTTGGAGCTTTAATTTCCGTTGGGGGCACCATTTTTACGGGGGCAATGGAACATAGTATACAATGGTGGGGAGCGTTTCCCGGAGCCCCGGAGAATGGGTTTGAGGGCGTCAGTTTTTGGGTGGTATTCGCAGTGCTATTTCCCGCGGCTACCGGAATCATGGCGGGTGCTAATATGTCCGGGGAGCTAAAAAATCCTAAAAAGAGCATTCCCCTGGGAACCATCTCGGCTATAGTCATTAGTTATGTAATATATATGGCCTCGGGTTATTGGTTTGCAAGGGTAGCACCGGTGGATGAGCTGGTAAGCAACTATAACGTGATGATTGATTATGCTTTATGGGCGCCGGCCGTTTTAGGCGGACTATTAGGTGCGACCTTTTCATCGGCATTGGCTTCTATTGTGGGAGCACCCCGTATTTTACAGGCCCTCGGCGATCATCGGATTTTCCCAGGTGGAGAAATATTTTCAAAATTGTCGGAAAATGGTGAACCCCGGAATGCTATTCTCCTGACTGGAGGCATTGTGTTAGCAACCCTGCTGCTTCGCGATCTTAATACCATCGCTCCGCTCATTACGATGTTTTTTCTTATCACTTATATGATGATCAATCTGGTAGTATTCGTGGAGCAGTGGATGAACATGATTAGTTTTCGTCCCACTTTTACCATTCCCAAGTTTGTTCCATTTATAGGTACAGCCGGATGCCTTTTTACCATGTTTATCATTAATTCTACTTTCGGACTTGTTGCTCTGGGATTTGTAGTTCTAACCTATTTATATCTCACGAACAGAAAGTTAAAAGTGCCCTATGGGGATATGAGAAGTGGTCTTTTTGTATCCCTGGCCGAGTGGGCAGCAAAGCGCGTTTCCCTTCTGCCGGAAAATAATGAGCGTGCATGGAAAGCAAATCTACTTGTGCCTGTGCGCAGCGCAAGGGAGTTGCGCGGCAGTTTTAGTCTCATCAGAAATCTGGTATATCCCAAAGGATCGGTAAAATTAGTGGGACTGTCGGGTACAGGAGATGATAGTAAACTCAGAGATTCGCTGATGGACTTTGCTATGTCATTTAGCAGAGAAAACGTATACGCGAAGTGGAGCGTTATAGATTCTGATAATTTTAAGGAAGCCATATTAAACTCACTTCAAACATTACAAGGGACATTTTTCAGGCCTAATATCCTCTTTCTGAGGTTACCGAACCATAAAAGATATGATGAAGAAATTCATTCTATCATCAACCAGGCAAGGTTAAATAATATGGGAATCCAGCTTTATGTAGAGGATACGATAGCACAGCTTGGCAGAAGTTCATCGGTAAATGTATGGATGCGCGAAAGGAGCCCTGACTGGGATTTGAGTATGGAGCTTGGAAATATAGACTTAGCTTTACTTACCGCCTATAAATTAAAAATGAACTGGAATGCCACCATGAGAATGATAACGGTTGTGGATGAATCGCAGGTAGAACAGGCCTATAACTATCTCGAAAACCTATTGGATGTTGCACGCCTCCCGGATGTTCAGCCTCATGTAGAGATTGGCACTTTTAAAGAAGCTATCCAAAATGCTCCACAGGCAGATGTGGATTTGATGGGATTACCCCAGGATCCCGACTTGGACGAACTCCGGTTATTCGTAGAGCGTACCCAATCGGCCTGTGTTTTTGTGGCCGATTCTGGCAATGAAAACATTCTGGCCTGA
- a CDS encoding collagenase, whose translation MIFNKKVYWILFCLLIIPQIISAQYFGRNQVQYEDFDFEVLHTPNFDLYHYPAEDEAVQNLGKLSERWYERHATVFNFTFSKRNPLIIYANHADFQQNNIVPNVSVGTGGVTEGLRNRVVMPFAESNSSTNHVLGHELVHAFQYRIAKGSNFGGIQATSDIPLWFIEGMAEYLSIGPNDTQTAMWMRDAVLHDNLPTISELSNSREYFPYRYGHAMWSYMTGTWGDQIIKPLYESVAKKGIKKGLEDTLNISTDTLSGMWHKAMRSTYESEVKRLTPPDEVGEPVFSDDSDRMRSAPSLSPDGEYVVYISDESLFSLEWYLADAQTGEVIRKLTSTITDPHLNALRFIESSGSWSPDSERFAAVVFAKGDNQIILIDPDNGDITRRLHFDEVDAITNPAWSPDGNKIAFSGSTDGYSDLWMYDMEKDSLQQITKDRHSDLQPTWSPDGETLAFISDRGPDTDLDDLVYGEMVITLRDMETGEHTVLPAFDDAKHINPQFGPDGNSLYFISDHEGVNNVYRYDMQTMDRYQVTDVSTGVSGISKYSPALSVASNEGTMILTTFKDSQYLFRRLSPGESSGERVEEDAPLVNSLQLPPDARSGQQVVSSLLSDPETDLPSDTSFSQSDYQPRLALDYIGGGGGIGVSNQLGVGAGGGIDLQFSDMLNQHQLMTTLRLQGTFKDLGGQVAYLNRDNRIIWGGSVSHIPYRTSRGFYSQDTTTVDDTEVVAPTLNRINQRTFQDRISALGMYPISTTQRLEASVGYTHIWYDMELQKTFFDQLGTPFDRETEDLSTPSPLNMVNASLAYVQDSSVPALTGPVAGQRMRLEVSPTTGSLDYISALADYRRYFFFRPVTLAFRAMHSGRYGQDAEDDRLSPNFVGYESLIRGYNFTSFEPRECTQSAEGNCMELNRLSGSKMAISNVELRLPVLGPDEFALFDSRTIPTTLTAFFDGGVSWTKDDPPVLKWDRHSAERVPVFSAGASVRVNILGYLITELYYAVPFQRPEKGGYIGFQISPGW comes from the coding sequence ATGATTTTCAATAAGAAAGTTTATTGGATATTATTTTGTTTGCTCATTATTCCCCAAATTATTAGCGCTCAATATTTCGGCAGAAACCAAGTTCAATACGAGGATTTTGATTTTGAAGTCCTCCATACGCCTAATTTTGATCTTTATCATTATCCTGCAGAAGACGAAGCGGTACAGAATCTTGGAAAACTTTCGGAGCGCTGGTATGAGCGCCATGCAACAGTGTTTAACTTTACCTTTTCGAAGCGTAACCCACTCATTATTTATGCCAATCATGCCGATTTTCAGCAAAACAATATTGTACCCAATGTAAGTGTGGGAACCGGTGGTGTCACCGAGGGACTAAGAAACCGGGTAGTGATGCCATTTGCTGAATCCAACAGTAGTACCAATCACGTATTGGGCCATGAGCTGGTGCATGCTTTTCAGTATCGTATAGCCAAAGGCAGTAATTTCGGCGGCATACAGGCAACCTCTGATATACCCCTGTGGTTTATAGAGGGAATGGCCGAATACCTGTCCATCGGCCCAAATGATACGCAAACAGCCATGTGGATGCGCGATGCTGTACTACACGACAATCTGCCCACGATTAGTGAGCTTTCCAATAGTAGAGAATATTTCCCCTACCGATACGGGCATGCGATGTGGAGTTATATGACAGGAACCTGGGGAGACCAGATAATAAAGCCCCTGTACGAGTCCGTAGCTAAAAAAGGTATCAAGAAAGGGTTGGAGGATACCCTTAATATTTCCACTGATACCCTTTCGGGAATGTGGCACAAAGCGATGAGATCCACTTACGAAAGCGAAGTGAAACGGCTAACCCCACCCGATGAGGTTGGTGAGCCGGTGTTTTCGGATGATTCAGATCGAATGAGAAGTGCTCCGTCTTTGAGCCCTGATGGAGAATATGTAGTATACATCTCCGATGAAAGCCTTTTTTCCCTGGAATGGTACCTTGCTGATGCTCAAACGGGTGAAGTGATCCGAAAGCTGACCAGCACTATCACTGATCCTCATCTTAATGCTCTGCGTTTCATCGAATCTTCAGGCAGCTGGTCGCCGGACAGTGAACGGTTTGCGGCCGTAGTCTTTGCGAAAGGAGACAACCAGATTATTCTTATTGATCCCGATAACGGGGATATCACACGGAGGCTTCATTTTGACGAAGTGGATGCAATAACGAATCCAGCTTGGTCTCCGGATGGAAATAAGATTGCTTTCTCAGGATCTACTGATGGCTATAGTGACTTGTGGATGTATGATATGGAAAAAGATTCGCTGCAGCAGATAACCAAAGACCGCCATTCCGATTTGCAGCCCACCTGGTCCCCGGACGGCGAAACGCTTGCTTTTATATCCGACCGCGGTCCTGATACTGATCTTGATGATCTGGTATATGGAGAGATGGTGATTACCCTGAGGGACATGGAAACGGGCGAACATACCGTTCTTCCCGCCTTTGATGATGCCAAGCACATTAACCCGCAATTCGGTCCCGATGGGAATTCCCTGTATTTTATTTCCGACCACGAGGGGGTCAATAACGTGTATCGTTATGACATGCAGACAATGGATCGCTACCAGGTTACGGATGTCAGTACGGGGGTAAGCGGAATCAGTAAATATTCCCCTGCGCTCAGTGTAGCCAGCAATGAGGGCACCATGATCCTTACAACCTTTAAAGATTCACAGTATCTCTTTCGCCGGCTTTCGCCCGGTGAAAGCTCAGGAGAGCGAGTTGAAGAGGATGCTCCCCTGGTTAACTCTTTACAATTACCACCAGATGCTAGGAGCGGCCAACAAGTCGTTTCTTCATTGTTATCTGATCCGGAAACCGATCTTCCTTCGGATACTTCCTTCTCCCAGTCAGATTATCAGCCCCGCCTGGCACTCGATTACATTGGCGGCGGAGGCGGTATTGGCGTTTCCAATCAGCTGGGAGTGGGAGCTGGTGGAGGTATTGACCTGCAATTCAGCGACATGCTGAATCAGCACCAGCTGATGACCACACTGCGATTACAGGGTACCTTTAAAGACCTGGGCGGACAGGTAGCTTATCTGAACAGGGACAATCGTATTATCTGGGGCGGATCTGTTTCTCATATTCCATATAGAACCAGCCGCGGCTTCTATTCTCAGGATACCACCACGGTCGATGATACGGAAGTGGTAGCTCCCACCCTGAATCGCATTAACCAGCGCACTTTTCAGGATCGTATTTCGGCCCTTGGCATGTATCCTATTTCTACCACACAGCGGCTCGAAGCCAGTGTCGGATATACGCATATATGGTACGATATGGAGCTACAAAAAACCTTTTTTGACCAGCTGGGAACGCCTTTTGATCGTGAAACGGAAGATCTCTCCACCCCATCACCGCTAAATATGGTGAATGCTTCACTGGCGTATGTGCAAGACTCTTCCGTTCCGGCGCTTACGGGTCCGGTAGCCGGACAGCGCATGCGGCTGGAGGTTTCTCCTACGACGGGCTCTCTGGATTATATATCAGCGCTGGCAGACTATCGCCGTTACTTCTTTTTTCGTCCGGTGACATTAGCTTTTCGCGCCATGCACAGTGGCCGATACGGGCAAGATGCAGAGGACGATCGGTTAAGTCCCAATTTTGTTGGGTATGAAAGCCTGATCCGCGGATATAATTTTACTTCTTTTGAACCCAGAGAATGCACTCAGTCAGCCGAAGGCAACTGTATGGAATTAAATCGTCTTTCGGGCAGCAAAATGGCGATCTCCAATGTGGAACTAAGGCTGCCGGTACTCGGGCCGGATGAATTTGCGCTCTTTGATTCCCGTACCATACCCACCACGCTCACCGCATTCTTTGACGGAGGCGTGAGCTGGACCAAAGACGATCCTCCGGTACTGAAATGGGACAGGCACTCTGCCGAACGGGTTCCCGTCTTTAGTGCCGGGGCCAGCGTGCGCGTAAATATACTGGGATATCTGATTACCGAACTGTACTATGCCGTTCCTTTTCAGCGTCCCGAAAAGGGGGGCTATATAGGATTTCAAATATCCCCCGGCTGGTAA